Proteins encoded within one genomic window of Bacillaceae bacterium S4-13-56:
- a CDS encoding methyl-accepting chemotaxis protein → MNVIEETNLLDNMRKNTLMLVTMTVLLTAGTGLVVVNEDYASIYYYVIPMILAFLTYFLFQKLWKKPHLLPYILITLMYASSLTSVLVKGGNLNNIFIVLLLSVFSAIQLKRRIFFLGYSVGLAVLVLNSFSTSDEAVQSLIGISFLSYFLIGIVFLVVISLTTAQSKKIEDFLLQSTEEAKRKEEQKLQLEQDVTAVIENISEVNQTLQLNVSSQNEMAVAINEISIGSQSQSDQISSIIKNTQGTMKNVEEVYNKSTDLYNESIQAKEFTENGKVKITELNNNNAELIKVITNLNQTFTELTNKIVETNQFAGSIKDITEQTNLLALNASIEAARAGDAGKGFAVVANEIRKLAEVTSQTTEKITKNLSELNASNKQAITQMEESRKNIDRGIGVSNDVTSYFHQLSGTMEKLSEELKHFTVLADKVKTQTSIVENSTNDFAVIIEEATASLEEMNATVDNLTASNHDVSKIMDQTVKRTLAIKESFSLIN, encoded by the coding sequence ATGAATGTTATTGAAGAAACAAATTTGCTTGATAATATGAGAAAGAATACTTTAATGCTAGTTACCATGACCGTTTTGCTAACAGCGGGGACTGGATTAGTCGTTGTGAACGAAGATTATGCATCTATTTACTATTACGTAATTCCTATGATTCTTGCATTTCTAACGTACTTTTTGTTTCAAAAACTTTGGAAAAAACCACATCTTTTACCATACATACTCATTACGTTAATGTATGCCTCCAGTTTGACATCTGTATTGGTTAAAGGAGGGAATCTTAATAATATATTTATAGTACTGTTATTATCTGTGTTTTCGGCAATCCAGCTGAAAAGGAGAATTTTCTTTTTAGGTTATAGTGTTGGTTTGGCTGTTTTAGTTCTTAATAGTTTTTCAACATCCGATGAAGCGGTCCAATCATTAATTGGAATTTCTTTTCTTAGTTATTTTTTAATTGGTATTGTTTTCTTAGTAGTTATTAGTCTTACAACAGCTCAGTCTAAAAAGATTGAGGACTTTCTTCTACAATCTACAGAAGAGGCTAAAAGGAAGGAGGAACAGAAACTCCAATTAGAACAGGATGTAACTGCCGTTATTGAAAATATTTCCGAGGTCAATCAAACCCTTCAATTAAATGTTTCCTCACAAAATGAGATGGCTGTTGCCATTAACGAAATTTCAATAGGAAGCCAATCACAGTCAGATCAGATATCTTCTATAATCAAGAACACTCAAGGAACAATGAAAAATGTCGAGGAAGTTTATAACAAATCTACAGATTTATATAATGAATCTATACAAGCGAAAGAGTTCACTGAAAATGGAAAAGTGAAAATCACTGAGCTTAACAACAATAATGCAGAGCTTATCAAGGTTATAACTAATCTAAACCAAACTTTTACAGAGCTCACAAATAAAATTGTTGAGACCAATCAGTTTGCAGGAAGCATTAAAGATATTACAGAGCAAACCAATTTATTAGCACTAAATGCTTCCATTGAAGCAGCTCGTGCTGGCGATGCTGGAAAAGGTTTTGCTGTTGTTGCTAATGAGATTCGTAAACTGGCGGAAGTAACTAGCCAGACTACAGAAAAAATAACAAAAAATTTGTCGGAGTTAAATGCTAGTAACAAACAAGCCATTACCCAAATGGAGGAAAGCCGAAAAAATATTGATAGAGGTATAGGAGTTTCTAATGATGTCACCAGCTATTTTCATCAGCTTTCCGGTACCATGGAAAAACTTAGTGAAGAATTGAAACATTTTACGGTTCTAGCTGATAAAGTCAAGACTCAGACTAGTATTGTTGAAAACTCTACCAATGATTTTGCTGTTATTATTGAAGAAGCTACCGCAAGCCTTGAAGAAATGAATGCAACCGTCGACAACCTAACAGCAAGTAATCATGATGTATCTAAAATTATGGATCAAACCGTAAAGAGAACATTGGCCATTAAGGAAAGCTTCAGCTTAATAAATTAA